The DNA window AAGTTAAACCTGGAAAAGTTGAAAAAAAGATGGAAAAATAAGATCAAGAAATTATTTGGAACTCCATTGATAAAACTGATATAATTGATCAAAAAGACTAagagaaaattaaaagaattagaaGAAAATTCTAAACtttaggaaaataaaaatatagaattttcatataaatataaagtttCTATTAAAGTGAAAATAAATCTTTGTTGTTATAACCCTAAACCATTAGTAGAGAAATTTTGACAGTATTGCGTTAGAGAATGGATAAAATGCTACGATTAAAGGTTATAAGCCATTAATGCAGAATGGGCTTCATCAATTGTAATGATTCGGAAGAAAGATGATCGATGAAGAATCATCTTATATTGTGTTACTTAAgcatatttatattagatGATTTATTTGTTATTTCACACATGAAAcatatatttcaaatatttCATGGTACTAAATGGCTTTCAAAAATAgatttttaaaatagtttTTGGAACACTGTTTTAGAAGatagtaaataaaatatatgttttatagCTTCCAAATGTACAACCTTCGTATTTAACTTATTACTATTTGGATTAAAAACAGGTACTACATAATTTCAAAacataatagaaaatattcGTATGGAGTCAATCAAAGGAAATTACTTAGGTTTTTATATTGGTGATATCATTGTTTTCACAAAAACTATAATTAAGCATTATAGAGTGTTAAAGAGAGTatgtaaatttattatagaCCATAATCTTGAAATAAATGTAGAAATATGTGAGCTTTTCAAAAGATATACGACTTATTTGAGACATATAATAGATCACAAAGGAACTATACTCTcattagataaaataaaaaccaTTATTGAAGTAAAACGACTTAAATCAAAGAAACAAGTAGTATTATTTTTAGGAATTGCTTATTATTatagaaattatataaagaacTGTGCATAATGAACTTCTAAATTAGCttttttattagataaaaagaaaatattttagtaaAAAGAAGAATAATTACTAATATTTTAACAGATTAAAGAAAAGATCGCTGAAATAATTTCTATGCCATTCTCTGAAAGAGGAAAAAccatataatatttatactgGAGCACTAGGTTAAGATGTAGGAACTATGTTAGCtcaaaatatataactttattaataatactaaatttcttcattaaaCATATAAGAAATTAAGTGATGTTCAACGAAAATAGAGTGAAATTGAATTGAAACGATTTGCAATAGTCGTAGCTTGTGAACATaagattattatattaaaggaTCTAAAACattaattaaaacatattgtaaaaatatagttGGAATTGATCCAATTAATAATAGAATATTATATAGTTGGAAATTGAGATTGTCTGAATTTGATTTAGAATTTGAGCATATTGAAGTACAAAATGGTTTATCTGATTGGATTATTAAATCAATATGTGATGACAATGATTTTCCAAATTATATAACATTGTAATGTAGTAAATCTCATAAAGAATatgaagatatatataatattccaTCTTGTCAATAAATTGCTGACAAAGCACGGAAAAATGAGCTCCAGGTTCACTATAGAACAAGATGATTATATATACTAggaaaatatagaaattatTTAATGTGTGGGTTTCGTAGTAGTAAATTGCAAAAAATTGTGGAGTGAATAAAACGTTAAAGAAAATTCAGAAACACTTATGGTGTCCTAAAATTATCAAAGAAATTGAAGATTATGTTTCAAATTGTTTAATATGTCAGACAatgcataataaaaaatttaaatctgATGTAAATCAGACATTACCAAAACCTAATATATTTGATATGGTATCACTAGATATTATAGGATTCAGAACATAGAAAGGAAAATAATACTTTATTCATGTGGAAATTTgccattatttattttttattttaacaaatGTAACAAATAGAACCCCTATTATTATGAATGTAATAAATAGTATAAGAAATATATGGATCCATATATTTGGAGGTCCAAGAAGCATTTTAACAGATCGAGGCTCGATTTGTATGAGAATTTCAGGATTATATTACTAATGAATtatgaataaaattataCAATATCATCGCATATTATCCTCAAGGAAATggtataaatgaaaattttcacAAAAGTCTCTATTATATAAGTAAAGCATTATATGAGAAAGGGGATCTACCTTTCGAAGTAGTAAAAGACTCAGTGTTGATATATAATGATACATATCATGTGCTATGGAAGAAACACCATATTTTTCAATGTTTTAAATCAATTAAGAATTCTCAGATTTTCCAAATATATTAACCGAAAATTGTTAGGAAATGAGAATCATTTATCTAAGCTATCTACAGAAAAATGAACATGGAGATATAATTAAAACTAAGGAAAAATCCCTCATTAAGAATAAAGATATTAGTATTGGAGATATttcttataaattatttgaatacGAGAGgaatcaaataaatattatagtGGATATGAACAATATAAAGCACATTAGTCTACCCCTCATAAAGTAATTAATGTTGAAAATAGGAATTTGAAAACAATACGTATTTATTATAGAGGTAAGGAAATGAATATTCCTCAAATGAAAGTTAAAATACTAATAAGACGAAGGAGATATATAAATGCagttgaaaaaaattatacaggTAACTAACAAGAATAAAAGAAAGCCAAAATATATACATGCATTGAATATTACAGGttgcttttatatatatgggCGAATTAATAATTCTCattatgaaaatatgaaTACTAAGAATGGAAAGATCAGTGATGAAATATCGAAAGGacttataaaataaagaaaacaaTATTTAAGAAACTCTCATTACTTCCTCTATGTGATGTatgattaataaaagatattattaatctttataaaataatagttAATTGTTCATATGGGAAATGGAGAGTTAGGCATGCGTTCgctagtttaaaaaaaaaaaaatgaacattttttttttttttgtgtgtgCATTGTTTTcgttaaatttatttttatctatttgaAAAAGGaagataattattttttttttttttgaaatattgaaaaaggtttaataaaatgtttttgttaattttcgTTACcaaatagaaataatttttaaacagtaaaaatttaattcgaAGTTTAAAGGAAAAACAAAAAggattctatttttattaatatttaatttttatgcaTTTTCGAAATATTGTTAATAACTATAAttgaaatttattattttatttttttttattttttgttttaattaaatagtttttacataattattaattttaatgaggatttaaattttcaataaaagtaaagatgtattttttattaaagtaaataaataccTCTGAAACAATAATTGCTcatttttgtaaattatatgtataaaatttatgtattaagatcataaatatatttttataataaaatcatTAGAGACATTTCCACAtgctttttaataatttgtcTGTTCATTTCTCTGGAAAAGTCATTGAATAGccatttaataaatcatatatCGGTATTTTTTATACCTAATTTATAGCAGAAACGTATTTCtctgtatatttttttaaaatgtacATTTGTAAATGTTTATAGTAAAGCTTTAAAAATCTGTAAATTTAAAGAGTagattcatatatattacttCATATTTAATATGTTCTATTTTTACGAGATTCATTAAAAAACTGTGAATCAGGTAGAAACAAAAATAGTACAATTTGCATtattaattatgaaaatgatCAATGCCTATAAAAATatcctaaaaaaaatataaagatttaggaaaaatatatgtagAAAATAAAACAGTACTATTAAAGTTTTATAACAATGATGCAATAGTCCTTaaatcttaaaaatatataaaaataaaattaaaataaatatactagGATAATTATAATGCttgtatttcttttttgtgtcctatgtaaatatatatatttacaaaaaaacaataaataaaaataaaaaactatttaaatttcaatataaatttaaagtgTTCATAAATTGTTGATTTAAcatgattaaaaaaaaaaataacttttttttctttaatcctttcttaatatatcattttgAAATGAagctttttttatataaagaaaatagtttttaataaaatgatGAGTCTCTCTAATAGAATTGTTAACtggaaatatatataattagaaaattaaaatatagaaaagaaTAATATGATAGTAATAAATTTCactttttcttaatttttagttttttggaatttttttaataaaaaagttttattttttttgttttttgtttcttttaaaaaaacaacaCACATCTAAGACTTTTTTACGTGTTAATtatttatcttctttttttaaataatatatatatataaattataatatttcctAGTATAAAAGATACTATAAgaaaaattctaaaaatatttttaaatctcAAAGGTTCAacaattaattcttttttattatgtttcTATTCATTTaccttttataaataataaatatatatggtttattataatgatttatatggttaaaatatattatgagtaacaatatattaaaataaaaacattgcTTTGAGTACTTTTTCTGAAATTTTGCATAAGTAtccaaaataaaaaaatgaaaacataatattttttgttattttatgtGTATAAAGTAaagaaatttaattatatacatTATTGCTTTTGCAAAATTAACtaaatattcataaatttatgacttttattttacaatttatgaaaatttaaatctgATTTTATACTGATCGTTATAATTGCTagatttttaatttttgtatttattcttatatgttttctctttttttaatttattatattataataaacatttttcaatttatttattatttaattgaagcTAAATTTATTTGGAGTTAATTTCAcagtatttatttaaatttataatattttaattttacaaaCATAATTTGATTATAgaattataaatgaaataaaaattttgattttataaactattttaaaaataattttttcatatactATTGAttaattaattcatttttcaaCGACTTTTGCAAACTATTGAAAAATCAAGTAATGTATGTATAAAGTAATttgtattaattttatttatttttaaagtttcctataataaataatgtatTGTATGATACTTAATTTATATACagacatatatatatatatatatatatatatatatatatatatatatatatatatatatatatatatatatataaatatcaatatatctattaaaatataaataaaaatgtataatttttcaatgtttatattatttctaaaacaattattaattaatgaAAGCCCAAATTcatttcaataaaaattctcaaaaagacatttaaaaaaaaaaaatagatatttatttattcaaaaaaaaaagtatcaCTACCGTTACATTTATTATTCCTATCACAAAATgacaaaaaaatgaaaacttTTTAATATACAACTTTATTGCATGTACTATTTTTTAATGGCCAAATATTtcgtatatttatttttttaccaGATATATCGATTatgtatgtatattttaCTATAATTCTTTCTAATGAaattatcttattttttaaaatactaCGTAAACATAACACAAGTATATTTCTTCAATAAActcttaaatttaatatataacattCTATCTTCTATTCAAGAAAGGAAATAAATCCCTCGattatttatgtaaaatttttaatttgctGTGCGCATGcaagttaaaaataaaataaaatagtataaagaaaaatatgaattttttttccttagaTCATGGTTTATAAACAGAAATATTtacaattatattaatagttataattatactttttatgtaaataaattaaaagaatatgcttctgtatatataaatatatatatatatattataaactattttttttaactcaacaaagaaataattatattgtagtatcaaaaattataaactatatataattattttcataaaataaaagcatATTAGTGTTATGCGAATAAGCATATACTCATTGTTGATTTTTGAAATTTACTTTCAATAGAAAATCataattttacatttatttattcacTAAATTAAAGGTTTAGgaagtatttttatatttgccattaatatatgaataatatatatatatatatcatattaATTTGCTTAAAACTAGTTCTTGTGAGTTCACAAATGAATGATCCGGTAAAACAAGAAGATATGGCATGCGGGGGAGATCCATCTTTTGAAGAATGCAAGTTAGCTAGTAATGTAGAActtgaaataacattaagatatttatataaattaaaggAAGAAAGCAATGATGAAGCTAAAAAAGAAGCTGTAGTTAATTATGATGCTATAGTAAAAGAAATTGCTAACTTTGAAAAGCAGTGCAAATATAAAGTACGAGAAGCGATGCTATATACAATGTCATTCAGAATAAGTAGTCGCCTTAGTGATTATATTTTTGATGAGCCATTGACAGATGAATATTGCTTAAAATTAAaggaaatttttaatatggaggaaaaaatatttcaaaaagtTTTTTTGGAAGTACTAGAAAAAGATGATGTtagagaaagaaaaaaaataattgacAATGTAAATTTGATAAAAAGTTATCTTagagaaaaggaaaaatctATGGGTATTACATTATCCGAacaaaaattacaaaatgcAGCATTGAGAATAGGTGGTTTCATATGTGATTTGATTTCTTTAACTATAGTACCTTCCAAAAACTTTCCTATAGAACCTGATGATGACAATCCACCCTCATAATCAAATTTTTATGagtaattataaattttttaaataatttttaattttgaaaaattattctaTTAATACTAAAAGTTTTTCCACAATTTTGTTATTGACTCTACCCTAATTGGGTAATGATAATTGAGGcgataaaaaattaagttacctgaataaatacatttttgCCGTTAACTGATATAAGgtttatcataaaaaataaacaaataaaaatcatttttaaattcaaatATTAAGTAATATAATcgattatattataattattattataaattgtGTCTATTAGAAAAATCTATATTAAGTTTTTGAATAttctataattatattattttcatatttaaaagaaaaataaaatgaaataaaataaaatattacataaatGATTTGTATCTTAAGCCCAatgattcttttttattattagaaattaaaaaaaaatgtatagtgtttttttatttttgaaaaaatcgttttatataatgaattttatatttttattactttataGCATATAAAATTTCTGTGTTATATATTAACTAATACATGAAAACCTACCTTTTAACATTAAATTATAAGATCTAAAGCATTTAGCATAAAAAcatgaaaaatttataaaataataatggaaattctaatgaaaaattatattatcgaataatatactttttagATTTGAATAATaagtaatttatatatatgtgtaatAATGAaactttatttaaataagtgcgtatatgatttattaattattcaCTTAAAGACTTTTGTATTGAATAATTACATTAAAATGCATATAGAGGGACCCCTTTATTAGCTTTATTCATGATGAAATTACTTATTAAAGATAATATATtagttaataaagaaaattatagatcttttttaaatgcctaatgtaattttataaaattataaagctAATTTTGAATAacatcattaattttttttttttttttggatttgatataatttaaaaaaatggaattaagtttattttatgttcaaaaagtaattaataaatcattctctttttataaaaacaagCATTCAATAAAACTTTGCCTACACGCAAAACATTGAAATAAATGATAGAAacgaaattatttttttttaattttttatttaaaaattatgattattttaatttttaagaaaaatgtaattttCTTTAAGAGAGGAGAGGCGTGGAACGTgcaaaacattttttttttataaaaatttataaaatttttataaacataaatataaaatcttAAAATGACTGCTGTTTTAATAGTGGTATAATCTAATAGgtgttatatatattatagtaactaattttctaaaaattcaGTGAAATTACTTTACATACTccttattaatttgtttattcaACACTTGGTTAGTTTACTGTTCAATAACTTTGTTAGAGTATTGgtcaataaaatattttttaaccttttttaaattaatagtTCATATGGAAAATATCAAGTTAACCATGTATtctctatttttaaaaaagaataaagataattatttctttttttttatgaaagaTTTAATGAAAtgtttttgtaaaatttttgttgTCAAAtcgaattaatttttaaataataaaaaattaaattcgaaatttaaaagaaaaataaaaaggatttatttttattaacacGTAATTTTTACTTGTTTTCCTAAAAGGACGCCAATAACTATAATTTGAATTTATTTGattgttttaattaattattttgcATAATCAACAGCTTTAATaagtaattaaaatttttaataaaaataaacgaatatttttgttaaagtaaataaatgtATCTGTAAAGGTAATTGCTTAGTTATGTAAGTTGTacgtataaaaaaaatttacgtattactttatatatttttacaataaataaaattagtagAGGTAcctatatattttctttattaatttgtggttaataaatgaatatattaacctttttagaaatgaaaaataactatatgcaaataaaataaaaatatctaCTATGATTAGGTACTTtgtgacaaaaaaaaaaaaaaataatatattttaagtagTAAATTTTtgtgttaattttttttttaaaatttttactatATAATTTGTTAGTTTTGTAAAGAtgcatttttgttttaactACAATTTAATTGACATTAAACataactttttaaataaaataacataaataaaataagtagaAATTGCTCTATATTCtctttgttaatttttttgttcaatacttgatttattaattggctgtttaatgactttgctagagtattaaataaacaaattaatagggtgtataactaaatatactgatttatatatatacttatttttattatatataataaattatatatatataacttttaatttgaattaagcAATTGTGTATTACTTAACAGACATCTTTTTACTCTTAAAAATGtacttttatttacaaagaataagtaaattcttttaattaaaagcatacacaaaaaattaagttataacaaaaacaaaatttaaaCTCTAAgctattcaatgttatttccaaatatacaaatcgaacataacataaaatattatgctttttttatgaattaatttttatatttcaaataaaaattaataatttttcaattcCAAAATGTCACctcaacaaaaaaaaaaaaaaatagattttattttttttttttcaataattacaaagatatataaaaataaaaataaacaaaaaaaaatatagctatatatatatatttttttttttataatcagcgtcagtgcatgacTGACTTGTATTTTCATGAATAATaaactattttattataaaaggttaataacatcttttattaatcatATTCCACCACTTAGGGGAAGTAATGGCATTACTCATAATTTGTTTTCTTTGTCTTGTTTTATAACTTCCAACATCTTCTGTATTTCTttactaatttttatatCCTTGTTGTCAGATCTTCAAATTGTGACAGTTCATCTCGATCGTAAATATCGAAACAATCCTTTGATTTGAGTATTTTCATAGTATCTAATTTCCTTTTATGATTACCATTCATTTGTATTATATTTCTCAATTGTCTTTCATATATTTCGTTTGTTTTAttacttaaaaatttaatttttttaaagaaatctGTATTTCCTTTCCTTTATAATAAATGAGTGTGACTTTTTAATTCCCACTCTTGATTTCATTCTCTTTATGAGGGAATGACAAATGTTGTTCTTATTGCCTATTTCCACTATAATGCTTCACCTGTTTTTTCTCGTATTCAGATCATTTATAAGATATAATATCCCTAaccttaatatttttattcttaattgaaggtttttcttttattttaattaaatccTCACTTAAGTTTTTCCATCGATcgtttaaataaataattcttgTTTCTTTATTTCCTTGGTTGTTTCTGGtgttatttttgaaaaa is part of the Plasmodium relictum strain SGS1 genome assembly, contig: PRELSG_00_v1_146, whole genome shotgun sequence genome and encodes:
- a CDS encoding gamete antigen 27/25, putative, translated to MNDPVKQEDMACGGDPSFEECKLASNVELEITLRYLYKLKEESNDEAKKEAVVNYDAIVKEIANFEKQCKYKVREAMLYTMSFRISSRLSDYIFDEPLTDEYCLKLKEIFNMEEKIFQKVFLEVLEKDDVRERKKIIDNVNLIKSYLREKEKSMGITLSEQKLQNAALRIGGFICDLISLTIVPSKNFPIEPDDDNPPS